CTTCTCGATGGTGGTCTGGGCCAAGAACTACTGGCACGTTCTGCAACAGCACCGACCGGACTCTGGTCAACTCAGTTCTTAATCGACCATCCCGATCTGGTGCGTGAGCTGCATGGCGATTATTTTTTGGCAGGTGCAGACATTGCCACCACCAATAGCTATGCGATTCTTCCAGATCGGCTGAGCCCTTTTGGTCTCGAACATCGCTTTGCTGAGCTCCACCGGCAGGCGTGCATTCTGGCGGTTTCGGCCAGAGACAAGCATGGTCAGGGGCTGGTCGCGGGATCAATGGGCCCGACAGGTCGGTCCTATCGCCCTGATCTTGCCCCTTCAATCGAGGAGGGCGCGGCGCTATATGCTGAAATTGCCTCCATCCAAGAGCCTTATGTCGATATATTTCTTTGTGAAACCATGTCATCTGTGGCGCAGGCCCGTGGGGCGGTGATGGGAGCAAACTCCGGCAGGAGGCCCGTTTGGCTTGCGATCAGTGTCGATGACGAGGATGGCACGAAGCTCCGATCTGGAGAGTCGATCACAGAGATATTGCCGCTGATCTCAGAATTTAATCTCGCAGCATTGCTGATTAACTGCTCGCCCCCCGAGGCTGTCAGCCAGGCGCTCCCCGTGTTGGCTGGGCAGGGCATTCCGGTGGGTGCTTATGCAAATGGATTTGTGGAAATTGCGCCCGAATACTTAAAAGAGGGCGCGACTGTAGATCTCTTGCAAGCCCGCACCAACCTGGGGCCAGAGATTTATGCTGACTTTGCCGAGGACTGGATAAAGCACGGTGCCAGGATTATCGGGGGATGTTGCGAGATTGGTCCAGCTCACATTGAGGAGTTGGCAAAACGGTTGAAACCCGGCTAAAAAAGGAAAATATCAATTCGATCCCGTCTTGGACTTTGGTCCACATTAATTCCGTGGCCCGAAACTGACTATCGACCTGCCATTCCAAGAAATTCTGGTATCAGAGACAAAGTGTTTGATAAATAGCGCAATGCGAGAAAGGCCCACGATATTGTAACCGTGGGCCTTTGGTGCTCTATGGGTGGTGACAAATAGTAATGGCCCCCCACTTTGGACGGAACATTTTCACAGCTCATGACTGCGACAAACGGGAGACCCGGTCAGCTCTCATCCTGGGTCATGATTAATCCCTCGCAGCAGACTGCGAGGCATCCACAGCCAGCAACTATTGCAAAAATACGCTGCAAGCTGCTGGGAATAAACCCATCTTTTTGATTAAACTTAACCCCGCTTGATTAAAATATCCTTCAATAATCGTTTCGGCACAAAGTGCTCCTGATTTTCATTTCGATAATATTTCACATCCCCTGCAAACGGCACTATTTGCACCTGTTCCACCGGAAATCCGAACGCCACCGCATAAATAATTTCATATTGCTCAGGAATCTCGAGCAATTTCACAAGCATGTTTTTATCCAGGTTGCCGATCATGCATGAGCCGATCCCCTCTGCTGCCGCGCATATGCACATATTCTGCATGGCCAGCCCGGCATCCACTTCTCGATAGGTCTGTTTAACTTCTGTATTGCCTAAAACGACAATGTAGGCAACAGGACGTTCTACGTTTACAGGTCCATTCCAGTCAGGTAGATAGCCGGCCCAGCGCATATGCTTATGCACTTCCGTAACCATCTCTTCTTTACTAACGGTAATGTAACTGAGTGGTTGCAGATTGGCCGCACTCTGGCTCATTCGCGCCGCATCCACCAGCGCGACCAAAAAATCCTCGGATATTTTCCGTCCAAAATCAAACCGACGGTAGGAACGGTTTTTCTCAATCAATGGTTTCAGATCTTTCATTCTCATATTTCACTCCACGTAAAAATAGTCGACTCTATCCACGATAATACGGCTGCGATTGAGTGCCCCATCTGCAAAAGAATTGGTTCAGCGTAGCTTGGTGCCGATAGCATGCTCAAGAAGGTCTTTTGTCAACAGCTTATAAAATGATCTATTTGCAGGGTGAGCAGCAAGTGGGCTTTGTTAAAAAAACTGATTTATTGAACGTTGCTCGGGGCAAGAGTAACATCTGGAGTATCGACCGGTCGAAAAATGTTTCGGAAGTTGGTTCACCCAAAATCAGGATATGTTGCCCCATGCAAAGGGCCTATTCGCACAGGCCCTGCATCCCGAGACAGAGTGTTCTATAAATAGCGCAATACGAGAAGGGCCCACGATCTGGTAATCGTGGGCCCTTCCTGTTTTACTGATGGTGGAATTCCGATCAGTCTTTCGGCGCATCGATCGACAGGGCCAAAACTCGGCTGAGTTCGCTCAGACCCATACCAGATTCCTGCTGCCACTGGTTGTAGGCCTGCTGAACCTTACGGCGGGCTGCCTTTCCAGTCGGCGGTTTGTCGATGACTCCGGCCTGAATCAGGGCATGGACCCCGTCACGCGAGAGAACAAAGCCGTCCTTACCGATAACGCGCAGAAAGTATTGGGCAGTCATGCCGCCGAGCCGTGCGCCGTGCTTGCCCAGATAATCAAGCAGGCCAATAAAATCCTGTGTCGACCAGTCGGCGATAAACCGACCGAAACTGCCGTGTTCTTTGCGGGTCTCAATAATCATCACAGCGTTGTGTGGAACGGTAAGAATTTTCTGCCGGTTTCTGACAATCCGCGTGTCTGCGCAGATCGCATCCTCGTCATCCGGTGACATGAAGGCACAGCGGCCGACATCGAAACCCCAGAAAGTTTCCTCAAAACCAGCCCATTTATGCTCGACAATCTTCCAGACGAACCCCGCCTTAAAAACCGCTTTGGTCATTTCAGCCAGGTAGCGGTTGTCGCTTATATCCGCGAGCTGTTGCGGACTTTTAATATTCCCCGTCAGCAACTGGCGCAGGACAACTTCACCTCCTTTACGTGCAGCTGCACGCTGATAGATCTGCTGAAACGCTTGCATCACTGTCTCCTGAGGGTGCGTGGCCCCGGACTAAGGTTCATGATCCTTGATAGTATTTTTGTACCATCCCGGTCGCATTGATTACAATTTCTGACGCTCTCAAACCTTATTAACACCCAGCGTACAAATCGATATGACAAGTGTTGGGTGCCTGAAATATCCAGCAATAATATTGCTGCCCACGAAGTGGTCACCGTGAGGTTTCAGAGTATTTAATGCGCTAAGAACTGGAACATACTTATCTCGCGCGAACTGACCTGATCTGGTCAGGCTTACGCAATAAGAACGCCGCCTCGGCATAGGTCGTGGCGGCGTTCTGTGTTTTTTGGGTGCAATTTTAATTAATCAGGCTCGATACGAGTCGCCAGAGTCCGGGCCGTTCGGGCGGGGCCACTTTGTCCCCTCTGCTGTATCTGTAGCTGCGGCCGGGGGTGCCGGTTGATCTGTCCCGTTCAGCGCTCCAGCGAGATCGACCTGGTAGCGATGCGGGGGTATCTTGAGCAAGCGAAGCTTTTCGGCCAGGCCGGTTCGCATTTCGCTCGCCAGCATCCAGGCATCGCCAGGCGAATCAGCCCAGGCCGCCAACCAGCAGCGTATTCCTTCCTTTTCCAGACCCATGACCCAAAAACTCGGGTCCTCATAAGGGGCAAAGTGGGGGCAACCGTTCGCAACCTGCAGCGCATTGGCTTTGACTTCAGCGAGATCTGCATCCGGAGCGACCCAGAATTCGATGTGACTCCAGCGATAGTTGTCACTGAGGGTCAAACTGAGGAACTCCTTGGAAAGCATATCGGCGTTGGGAATCACGTAACGTTGCCAGTCCCATGTCTTGATGATGGTATAGATCGGTGTAATATCCTCTATGGTTCCGTAAATATGGTCAATTTCGACCGTATCGCCGATGCGCAGGTGGCGTGAAAAGGTGATGACAATACCGGCAATCAGGTTTTCGATGAAGGGACGTGCGGCAATACCTATAACCACACCGGAAGATGCGATAAGTAGAGAAAACATGGCGGCGGGGATTTTGTCGAGAAAATGGAGACTGATAGGCAAGGCGACGAGTAGCACGACGGTCAACGTGATAATATGACGGATAATGGTAAAACGGAAACGAACACTCTTGGTGCGATTTTCCTGTGCTTTTTTCAGTGGTTTGTTCTGCGGAGAGCTGGTAGGCACTGCGTGCTGGTAGTTGTTCTCTTTGATGTCAATATGACGCTTTTTCTCAACCCTCCTGAGTAGCCAACGGAGTGAGAAAAGCAGAGCCAGTCCTGCTGTTATCAGGGCGATTATGCTGAGGTATTCACTAACTGCCATAATGGTCCCTCACAAAATCTGCAGATAAAAACACTTCCATTCTGGCCAAAAGTAGCATGACGGCATGTTCTGCCGGAAAATATTTTTGAGGTTGGTTGTATTGGAATCTGATAGACGATGAGTTAAAAGCCGATTTTCGTCTTAGAAGTCGAAAGTTTTGGCAGTAGGGACGTCTTGGATTTTGTGCCAAGGTGCTTTCAGGATCAAAAAACTGAGGGTTCTGGGAATACTGAATACCCTGCATTCAAGTACACAATATTCAAAAATAATATAAGCAGCGACCACCTTTTCGCAACTATTGAAAACAAAAAGTCGGTCAGGGATAAGTTCCAGGAAATTCAGTTAGTGCTGCAGAATGCGAGGATCTTCTTAGCTATGTCAGCATTGTTTAACGGTTATGAGCCCATAAATATTCTTGGTCCGGAGCTTAGGTTGTCTTATTTCTTCGATTGATCAGGTCTGGCAGCCGGAAATTATCTGTCCGACGATTGGCAGAAAAGTAATTTCTTATAGATTAACGCTAAAGATGCTTACGTTGGAAACATATATTATTTCTAATCTGAGATAATTTAATTTATAATGCTAAGCCTCTGATGCTATGTGCAAACATTTGTGTGTATAAATGTCCTCCGTATGCGACAAAAGGAAATGTAATTTTCTATGTTTCGTATATCCAATAAGGTGAGAAACATGTCCTGCCTCAGAATGCTTTGCCGCATTATCTTTCTACTTTTCATGCCGCTCGTTGCGATCTCGCCTGCCTCCGTTTTTGCGGCAGAGAATTTGGTCTCAACGGTGCAACTCACTGATGCAGAGCATCAATGGTTAAAGTCGCATCCTACTATCATCCTCGCTCCTGATCCTGAATTCAAGCCAATCGAATACATTGACAAGAGTGGTGAATATCAGGGCGCCGCTGCCGATATTATAAGGCTTCTTGAAAAAAAACTTGGGATTAAAATTACCATTGCCCACTTGAAAAATTGGGATGAGGCAATGACCAAGTTTAAAAATAAAGAGGTCGACTTGCTGGGGGCGATGGTAAAAACGCCAAACCGCGAGAAATTTGCAACCTTTACTGACACAATTGTTTCTGTCCCCGGAGGGATCTTTACACGTAGCAAGACAAAATCAGATCTGACTCTGAATGATCTGAAGGGAAAAAAGGTAGCTGTCGTTTCCAATTACACGGCCCATGACGTTTTAAAGGCGAAATATCCCGACATCATCCTTGATGTCGTACCGGATGTATCCACTGGTCTGGCCAAGGTATCGCTGGGAATGGTTGATGCCTATGTGGAGAACATGGCCAATGCAACCTACTATTCTCAAGAAGCTGGAATTACCAATCTTCACCTGGCCGGGAAGACAGAATTTGATTACCGTTGGGGGATAGGCATCCGCAAGGATTGGCCTGAGCTTCAGGGTATCCTCAACAAGGGACTTGCTTCCATCAGCAAAGAGGAACGGCAGCAAGCCATCAAACGCTGGATATACATCGAAGGGCAGCAATGGCGGCCATCAAAAAACTTTATCTACGGTGCAGTCGTTTCAACGTTTGGGATTCTTCTGCTGTTAGCAGGGTTTTGGAATTATGCACTACGTAAGAAGGTCCGCAACCGCACCGTCTTACTGCAACGAGAGCTTGATGAGCGACAGAGAGCAGAATCAGCCCTCCAGAACCTGACGAGTCAATTGGAAGAACGGGTTAGGGAAAAGACTTCTGAGCTCAGAGCCAGTGAAGAAAATTATCGCTATATTTCTGGTCTCACGTCGGACTTCGTTCATAAATGTGCCCGAACCGGTAGTGACCCTTTTCGCATTCAGTGGGTGGGTGGTGGAATAAAAGCCATCTCCGGATACAGTGCCGAGGAGGTTTATGAGAAAGGATGCTGGCTCCCTTTCGTACATTCTGACGACAGGAAGACAGTCATGTCTTATCTTCTTAGTCTGACACCAGGGGATAGAAAGACAATTGAATTTAGACTGATCTCAAAACAAGGAGAAACCCGTTGGATCGCAGAAACGTGCGACTGCACCAGAGGTGAAAAAGAGGGAGAGTTGCTTCTCTTTGGCGCCTCCAGGGACATTACTGACCGAAAACGCTATGAAGAAGAATTGCAGATGACCCGCACTAGTGTTGAGGCTGCTTCAGATGCGATCTTCTGGATCAAACCGGATGGCAGCATAGCAGATGTCAACCCAGCGGCCTGTCGCTCCCTCGGTTATACGAGGGAGGAATTGATTCAGATGAGCGTAGCGGATATCGATGCAAACACTGACGCAGATGTTTTGCTACAACAGTTTCCTGAACTTCGCAAGCTTGGCTCCATGAAATTTGAATCTGAACACTGCAGGAAAGATGGCAGTGTGTTCCCGGTTGAGATTGCAACCAATTATGTGCAGCTAGAAGGAGAAGAGTGTAACTGCGCTTTTGTAAGGGATATTTCTGAGCGTAAACAAGCAGAAAACAAATATCGTATGCTTTTTGAGTTATCTCCTATAGGTATGGCTATGGTTGATAATGAGACCGGTGAGTTTCTGGAGGTGAACAACGCAGTATTACGACCATCAGGTTACACAAGAGAAGAGTTTTTAAAGTTAAGCTTCTGGGAAATAACCCCACAGGAATATGAAGCACAAGAGCTGCAGCAACTGCGTGAGCTCGCTGAAACCGGGCGATTTGGGCCGAATAAAAAGGAGTATATTCGTAAAGACGGGACCAAATATCCTATTACTATCAGTGGAGTGCTTTTTACCGATACAAACGGGAGGCAAGTTGTGTGGGGCATCATAGAGGATATTACCGAAAGCGTGAAAGCTGAAGAAGAGCGCCTTTCTCTTGAGAAACAGCTTCTGTATGCCCAGAAACTGGAAAGTCTCGGTGTCCTGGCTGGCGGTATCGCCCATGACTTCAACAACATCCTCATGGCTATTATAGGTAACGCGGATTTGGCTCTGAAGCGGATTAACAAGGAGTCCCCCGCCGTCGAGAACCTGCACCGCATCGAACAGGCATCTGAACGGGCAGCCGACCTGGCCAAGCAGATGCTGGCCTACTCCGGTAAAGGAAAATTTGTTATTGAGAATATCGACTTAAATATTCTGCTGGAAGAAATGCTGCACATGCTGGAAGTCTCCATCTCCAAAAAAGTGGTGCTGCGCCTAAATCCATACACGCCACTCCCCTCGGTCGAAGCAGATTCCACCCAGATGCGGCAGATTGTCATGAATCTTGTAATAAACGCCTCTGAAGCTATCGGTGACAAAAGTGGCGTCATCGCCATCACCACTGGCTGCATGGATTGTGACCGGAGTTATCTGAAGGACGTTTGGCTCGACGAAAATATCAGCGAAGGACTCTACGTCTACCTGGAGATTGCCGACACCGGTTGCGGTATGAATAAGGAAACCTTGGCAAAGCTGTTTGATCCGTTCTTTACCACCAAATTCACCGGACGCGGATTGGGGATGGCAGCGGTACTCGGCATTGTTCGCGGGCACAAAGGTGCTATCAAGGTTTACAGCGAACCAAATCGGGGGACCACCTTCAAGATCCTGCTCCCTGCTTGCGACAGACCTGTTGAGATCTTTAACGGCGCCAGTCACTATGACGACTGGAAAGGTGAAGGCACGGTACTGCTGGTCGATGACGAAGAAACCGTGCGCGGCATCGGAGCAGAAATGCTCAAGGAGCTCGGTTTCACGGTCATCACCGCTGATGACGGTCGTGAAGGGGTAGAACAATTCAAACAAAACCCCGACATCGATTTCGTTATCCTGGACCTGACCATGCCACACATGGACGGGGAACAATGCTTCCGTGAACTGCGGCAGATCAAACCAGATATCAAGGTCATTATGTCAAGCGGCTACAATGAACAGGAAGTCACTCAGAAGTTTGTCGGCAAAGGCTTGGCAGGTTTTATTCAAAAACCGTACAAATTGTCAATACTGAGAGAGTCTATACAAAAAATTTAACATGCCGAAAAGAGATTTCACATTTTAGTTTAGAGGTCCATCTGCATCCTCAGAAAAGATTTAAAAATGCACTGTTGATCCCTCGATGACCTCCACCTGGAGCCCGAAGCCGACCCACCCTGTGGCGAGAAGTCTATGCCTTCATGTCGAACTTTGTCTGGTGTCAGAATCGTCTGATAAGTTTCTTCAGCCGATTCTGACGGCAAAATATTGATATATTGTGAAAATCTTACAGTCCCTGGTCAATAGGGACGGCCAACCCCTTTTTTGAGGTTGGCCGTTTCGGTGTCTGATTGATGGTGATTTTGAGTCAATGATTAAGTGCTTAAACGACGCTCAAACTTCCGATTCCGGACTCCAAACTATCGGTTTCTGATCTGCAGGTTCGTCAACTGCCGCACATCACACCTCTTCATCATTCTCCGGTTCATCCCGCCCGTAAGTATGCGGATCAGCCCTGTGACTGCGCTGGGGGCTCCGTCTTATTTGACAGAACTTCCACGTGGTGCGGAGCACGGAACGGTCATGTCTGTCCCGAGATCATTCCTGATTGTTCAAAAGCCATCCCAAAATACGGTTAGTTCGTTTCCGTGGCATGTCGCCAAACACCTTCAACTTGCATCTAGAAGAATGTGAGTTTAGGTTCAATCAGAGAGGTCGGGAGCTGAGCTGTTTGATCCTTAGTATGTTGCCAAATCAACCTTTAAACCAGTCATGACCCTTTTTACAGGAGTTAAACTATGACAATTGCAGGAAAACAATTAATTAATGGAGAATGGGTAGATGGTCGGGGCGGAACCTATCAGGCAATTGATCCTTCGACAGGCGCTAAGCTTGACCCTGTCCTGACGATGGCTTCGGCTGAACAGGTCACATGCGCGGTTGTTGCCGCTCAAGAGGCCAGCAGTGCGTTTCGTCATGCTTCTCTCGACAAACGGGCCAGCTTTTTGCGGGCCTGCGCCGACGAAATCATGGCCCTTGGTGATACTCTGGTACTAAGAGCCATGGCTGAAAGTGGTCTTCCCAGGGTGCGCATTGAAGGCGAAAGAGGCCGCACCTGTGGTCAACTCAACTTGTTTGCCGACACAGTTCTGGAAGGGACCTTTCTGGATGTCAGAATCGATACGGCACTACCGGACCGTCAGCCTTTCCCTCGACCAGATCTGCGTTATATGAACCAGGCCATCGGCCCGGTGGTGGTCTTCGGCGCCAGCAATTTTCCCCTCGCTTTTTCCGCCGCAGGCGGGGATACCGCGTCTGCTTTTGCTGCAGGATGCCCGGTTCTGGTAAAGGGGCATTCTTCTCATCCTGGAACCTGCGAGCTAGTTGCTCAAGCTATTGACAAAGCTGTTAAGTCATCTGGGTTGCCAGCAGGGGTCTTCTCCTTGTTGATGGGTTCTGGTCGTGAAGTCGGAGCCGCCCTGGTCGTTGCTCCAGAAGTCAAAGCTGTTGGCTTTACCGGTTCTTTTGGTGGTGGTATGGCATTAGTAGAATTGGCCGCCAAGCGCAAAGAACCGATTCCTGTTTTTGCTGAAATGGGTAGCATTAATCCTGTCGTTCTGTTGCCTGAAACTCTTGCAGCAAATGCAGAAAAAATCGCCGAAGGATTTGTCGGGTCCCTGAATATGGGCGTCGGGCAATTCTGTACCAACCCCGGGTTGGTGTTGGCGATAGAAGGTGAGGCCATGAACCGTTTTATTAACCGCGCTGCGGACTGTTTAGCTCAGCTGCCCGCCGGGGTTATGCTGAACGAAGGCATTCAACAGGCCTACGATAAAAATGTTGTCGC
Above is a genomic segment from Geopsychrobacter electrodiphilus DSM 16401 containing:
- a CDS encoding PAS domain S-box protein, coding for MSCLRMLCRIIFLLFMPLVAISPASVFAAENLVSTVQLTDAEHQWLKSHPTIILAPDPEFKPIEYIDKSGEYQGAAADIIRLLEKKLGIKITIAHLKNWDEAMTKFKNKEVDLLGAMVKTPNREKFATFTDTIVSVPGGIFTRSKTKSDLTLNDLKGKKVAVVSNYTAHDVLKAKYPDIILDVVPDVSTGLAKVSLGMVDAYVENMANATYYSQEAGITNLHLAGKTEFDYRWGIGIRKDWPELQGILNKGLASISKEERQQAIKRWIYIEGQQWRPSKNFIYGAVVSTFGILLLLAGFWNYALRKKVRNRTVLLQRELDERQRAESALQNLTSQLEERVREKTSELRASEENYRYISGLTSDFVHKCARTGSDPFRIQWVGGGIKAISGYSAEEVYEKGCWLPFVHSDDRKTVMSYLLSLTPGDRKTIEFRLISKQGETRWIAETCDCTRGEKEGELLLFGASRDITDRKRYEEELQMTRTSVEAASDAIFWIKPDGSIADVNPAACRSLGYTREELIQMSVADIDANTDADVLLQQFPELRKLGSMKFESEHCRKDGSVFPVEIATNYVQLEGEECNCAFVRDISERKQAENKYRMLFELSPIGMAMVDNETGEFLEVNNAVLRPSGYTREEFLKLSFWEITPQEYEAQELQQLRELAETGRFGPNKKEYIRKDGTKYPITISGVLFTDTNGRQVVWGIIEDITESVKAEEERLSLEKQLLYAQKLESLGVLAGGIAHDFNNILMAIIGNADLALKRINKESPAVENLHRIEQASERAADLAKQMLAYSGKGKFVIENIDLNILLEEMLHMLEVSISKKVVLRLNPYTPLPSVEADSTQMRQIVMNLVINASEAIGDKSGVIAITTGCMDCDRSYLKDVWLDENISEGLYVYLEIADTGCGMNKETLAKLFDPFFTTKFTGRGLGMAAVLGIVRGHKGAIKVYSEPNRGTTFKILLPACDRPVEIFNGASHYDDWKGEGTVLLVDDEETVRGIGAEMLKELGFTVITADDGREGVEQFKQNPDIDFVILDLTMPHMDGEQCFRELRQIKPDIKVIMSSGYNEQEVTQKFVGKGLAGFIQKPYKLSILRESIQKI
- a CDS encoding DNA-3-methyladenine glycosylase I — encoded protein: MQAFQQIYQRAAARKGGEVVLRQLLTGNIKSPQQLADISDNRYLAEMTKAVFKAGFVWKIVEHKWAGFEETFWGFDVGRCAFMSPDDEDAICADTRIVRNRQKILTVPHNAVMIIETRKEHGSFGRFIADWSTQDFIGLLDYLGKHGARLGGMTAQYFLRVIGKDGFVLSRDGVHALIQAGVIDKPPTGKAARRKVQQAYNQWQQESGMGLSELSRVLALSIDAPKD
- a CDS encoding mechanosensitive ion channel family protein — its product is MAVSEYLSIIALITAGLALLFSLRWLLRRVEKKRHIDIKENNYQHAVPTSSPQNKPLKKAQENRTKSVRFRFTIIRHIITLTVVLLVALPISLHFLDKIPAAMFSLLIASSGVVIGIAARPFIENLIAGIVITFSRHLRIGDTVEIDHIYGTIEDITPIYTIIKTWDWQRYVIPNADMLSKEFLSLTLSDNYRWSHIEFWVAPDADLAEVKANALQVANGCPHFAPYEDPSFWVMGLEKEGIRCWLAAWADSPGDAWMLASEMRTGLAEKLRLLKIPPHRYQVDLAGALNGTDQPAPPAAATDTAEGTKWPRPNGPDSGDSYRA
- a CDS encoding homocysteine S-methyltransferase family protein: MDITLLDGGLGQELLARSATAPTGLWSTQFLIDHPDLVRELHGDYFLAGADIATTNSYAILPDRLSPFGLEHRFAELHRQACILAVSARDKHGQGLVAGSMGPTGRSYRPDLAPSIEEGAALYAEIASIQEPYVDIFLCETMSSVAQARGAVMGANSGRRPVWLAISVDDEDGTKLRSGESITEILPLISEFNLAALLINCSPPEAVSQALPVLAGQGIPVGAYANGFVEIAPEYLKEGATVDLLQARTNLGPEIYADFAEDWIKHGARIIGGCCEIGPAHIEELAKRLKPG
- a CDS encoding nitroreductase family protein, translating into MRMKDLKPLIEKNRSYRRFDFGRKISEDFLVALVDAARMSQSAANLQPLSYITVSKEEMVTEVHKHMRWAGYLPDWNGPVNVERPVAYIVVLGNTEVKQTYREVDAGLAMQNMCICAAAEGIGSCMIGNLDKNMLVKLLEIPEQYEIIYAVAFGFPVEQVQIVPFAGDVKYYRNENQEHFVPKRLLKDILIKRG
- a CDS encoding aldehyde dehydrogenase (NADP(+)); this translates as MTIAGKQLINGEWVDGRGGTYQAIDPSTGAKLDPVLTMASAEQVTCAVVAAQEASSAFRHASLDKRASFLRACADEIMALGDTLVLRAMAESGLPRVRIEGERGRTCGQLNLFADTVLEGTFLDVRIDTALPDRQPFPRPDLRYMNQAIGPVVVFGASNFPLAFSAAGGDTASAFAAGCPVLVKGHSSHPGTCELVAQAIDKAVKSSGLPAGVFSLLMGSGREVGAALVVAPEVKAVGFTGSFGGGMALVELAAKRKEPIPVFAEMGSINPVVLLPETLAANAEKIAEGFVGSLNMGVGQFCTNPGLVLAIEGEAMNRFINRAADCLAQLPAGVMLNEGIQQAYDKNVVAIASQYGVEKKAIGKDRGDNPGFCGQPTLLTVSAADFIANPELTEEMFGPAALVVKCRDLGEMESAVKGLRGQLTATIHAAEGEMSGYSELIDLLTQRVGRILVNGFPTGVEVCHSMVHSGPFPACTDARFTSVGTAAMNRFLRPVCLQNYPKELLPEPLQDNNPLTIWRLVNGKLSKEML